Proteins found in one Lycium ferocissimum isolate CSIRO_LF1 chromosome 6, AGI_CSIRO_Lferr_CH_V1, whole genome shotgun sequence genomic segment:
- the LOC132059157 gene encoding probable bifunctional TENA-E protein — translation MEKKKEAKEIKPTQIERWLRKHKLQYTAATRHPFVYSIHDGSIDFSSFKKWLEREYVFVRTALAPFAASVLLKAWKSVDSSDVEVMLVGLGYLNDEICWLKKEAPKWHISLTSVVVDHKPVLDYFRFFERLTSSDVKYAEAVTILWAVASVYHYGFGHCLEEGNNTPEEMKEGCKIWGNESFKQYCQSLENIANARLEEASEEEVSKAEVLILEFLENVVHFWSVSLGET, via the exons atggagaaaaagaaagaagccaAGGAGATCAAACCAACACAAATAGAAAGGTGGCTAAGGAAGCACAAGTTGCAATACACTGCAGCCACTAGACACCCTTTTGTTTATAGCATCCATGATGGTTCTATTGATTTCTCTTCTTTCAAGAAATGGCTG GAAAGGGAATACGTGTTTGTGAGAACGGCGTTGGCACCATTTGCAGCTAGTGTTTTGCTTAAAGCCTGGAAGTCAGTTGATAGCTCTGATGTTGAAGTCATGTTGGTTGGTTTGGGCTATTTAAATGATGAGATTTGTTGGTTAAAAAAAGAGGCTCCCAAGTGGCACATTTCCTTGACaagtgttgttgttgatcacaAGCCCGTCCTTGATTACTTTAG GTTTTTTGAACGGCTGACAAGCTCAGACGTGAAATATGCCGAGGCAGTAACCATTTTATGGGCAGTAGCATCAGTTTATCACTACGGTTTTGGGCATtgtttggaagaaggaaataacaCTCCAGAAGAAATGAAAGAGGGTTGTAAAATATGGGGCAATGAGAGTTTCAAACAATATTGTCAATCACTTGAAAACATAGCTAATGCAAGGCTAGAAGAGGCATCAGAAGAAGAAGTGTCAAAGGCTGAAGTTCTAATCCTCGAGTTTCTTGAGAATGTGGTTCATTTCTGGAGTGTGAGTCTCGGTGAAACTTAA